One window from the genome of Paenibacillus azoreducens encodes:
- a CDS encoding DUF2062 domain-containing protein: MTLKKKKYNLFHKFSRKIKFNMIKLFRSPGGARKVSLGFAVGFGLEMVVISTGSLVYLVFYPAVRLSGGSLPAAIIGNVIGKLTFLPIILLPFAKKIGEWLFPKRMIAVPMHEHAWRNLMHGDFTIFKHLLQGGLDVLIGMSVFGLVLGVASYFVVQYLYNQRKRHRLSKRAGATM; this comes from the coding sequence ATTACTTTGAAAAAGAAAAAATATAATTTGTTTCACAAGTTTTCCCGAAAAATCAAGTTTAACATGATCAAGCTGTTTCGCTCGCCTGGGGGAGCAAGAAAGGTATCGCTAGGCTTTGCGGTCGGCTTCGGTCTGGAAATGGTCGTCATATCGACCGGATCGCTCGTATACCTTGTTTTTTATCCTGCCGTAAGGCTTTCCGGAGGTTCGCTTCCAGCCGCTATTATCGGCAATGTGATTGGTAAACTGACGTTCTTGCCGATCATTCTTTTACCTTTTGCCAAAAAAATTGGAGAATGGTTATTTCCAAAAAGGATGATCGCCGTGCCAATGCATGAACATGCCTGGCGCAATCTGATGCATGGCGATTTCACGATTTTCAAGCATTTGCTGCAGGGAGGGCTCGATGTTTTGATTGGAATGTCCGTGTTTGGGCTTGTGCTTGGCGTGGCTTCTTATTTTGTGGTTCAATACCTTTACAATCAGCGCAAAAGACATCGGCTATCCAAAAGAGCCGGCGCAACGATGTGA
- a CDS encoding Ger(x)C family spore germination protein, whose protein sequence is MKRFYTAGLLLCVSIGLTGCWDRTEINDMAFVIGSCVDKEGGLYRSTLQIALPGNLGGSGSQGGGGGTAGNKKYYLESKTGITLHRSNFEVQAGNSRKLSFAHSRTLLIGEEFAKGGIGPMLDQFARIPQNRLSTLVAITSGPAYKIINASAPMEQFPSEMIRELMVKFAKKPVTLKYLANDMLTEGVDVSLPYISLQEAVPKDLGDKNDKKNIQITGLALFKNDELVGVLKGPEVKMVTLGLKQATTSDVVVPSPTGTGHITILFTENLVTFKPFIQGDDITMHMNILAKGAVIENNSDYDLGNEQHMKKLERQASKEMIGQIRSGLRQIQEHYRSDVFGFGRTIRQNNPRAWDRFKNRWYELYPNVKVVINTNLHVENIGAVSKPFGRKDKELEQ, encoded by the coding sequence ATGAAAAGGTTTTATACCGCAGGTTTGCTGCTGTGCGTGTCGATAGGGCTTACCGGCTGCTGGGACCGCACCGAGATTAACGACATGGCGTTTGTCATCGGCTCCTGTGTGGATAAAGAAGGCGGTTTGTACCGGAGCACGCTGCAAATCGCGCTTCCCGGCAATCTGGGCGGAAGCGGGAGTCAGGGCGGAGGCGGCGGAACGGCGGGAAATAAAAAGTATTATCTGGAATCCAAGACCGGGATTACGCTCCACAGATCCAATTTTGAGGTACAGGCTGGAAACTCCAGAAAACTTTCGTTTGCCCACAGCCGCACGCTGCTGATCGGCGAGGAGTTTGCCAAAGGGGGAATCGGCCCGATGCTTGACCAGTTTGCCCGCATTCCGCAAAACCGGCTTTCTACCCTGGTGGCTATAACGTCGGGTCCGGCTTATAAAATCATTAACGCTAGCGCGCCAATGGAGCAGTTCCCCAGCGAGATGATTCGGGAACTGATGGTCAAGTTCGCGAAAAAACCGGTTACGCTCAAATATCTCGCCAATGACATGCTCACGGAAGGAGTCGACGTTTCCCTGCCGTATATTTCGCTGCAGGAGGCGGTGCCAAAGGATTTAGGAGACAAAAATGACAAGAAAAACATCCAAATTACCGGTTTGGCGCTGTTTAAGAATGACGAGCTTGTAGGCGTCCTGAAAGGCCCGGAAGTGAAAATGGTCACTTTGGGGTTGAAGCAAGCAACCACTTCGGATGTGGTAGTGCCCAGCCCTACCGGGACAGGGCATATTACCATCTTGTTTACGGAAAATCTGGTTACGTTCAAACCCTTCATTCAAGGCGATGATATTACAATGCACATGAATATTTTGGCCAAGGGGGCCGTGATTGAAAATAATTCGGACTATGATCTCGGCAACGAGCAGCATATGAAAAAGCTGGAGCGGCAAGCAAGCAAGGAAATGATCGGGCAAATCCGTTCCGGTCTCCGTCAGATTCAGGAGCATTATCGCTCGGATGTTTTTGGCTTTGGCCGCACGATCCGCCAAAATAATCCGCGTGCCTGGGATCGGTTCAAGAATCGTTGGTATGAGCTGTATCCAAACGTCAAGGTTGTGATTAACACCAATCTGCATGTAGAAAACATCGGAGCTGTAAGCAAGCCGTTCGGCAGAAAAGACAAGGAGCTGGAGCAATGA
- a CDS encoding GerAB/ArcD/ProY family transporter, with product MQKITSRQIVLLGIMYVINTTMLNVPSQLITRAHQHAFICYLLSGALVLLMLFLLTRSSLRFPGQDLFQSLTSRFPFIGKVIVVLYILFYFMVLVRDIRIISDFTNVVLLPITPSLIIALCITATVIYIARGGAKTVLGITELYGPIIIIVFALMPIIVFRDFNFGLMRPLLHVNWEKTFEGSWISVAYLGQMIILPFIFSSKDYKFKYGFYSMLIAAGILAGLVIMIILLLGVEVSGRMMYPTYELVRQLRITDFLDRFDLIVVALWFPGVLLNLSISLYIICYGMKMILPSLSGKMMAAPIGLFAFSCALWFYSSSIELFNFNKEWTLIALFFILVLPLLIFAIHRPVKDPKRTGHLGNVRLEKAARK from the coding sequence ATGCAAAAAATTACCTCGCGCCAAATCGTGCTGCTTGGGATCATGTATGTCATTAATACGACAATGTTGAATGTGCCGAGCCAGCTTATCACCAGGGCGCATCAGCATGCCTTTATTTGCTATCTGCTGTCCGGCGCCCTGGTTCTGCTCATGCTGTTCCTGCTGACCAGAAGCTCCTTGCGTTTTCCCGGCCAGGACCTGTTCCAGTCGCTGACAAGCCGTTTTCCGTTCATCGGGAAAGTCATCGTCGTACTGTATATTCTGTTTTACTTTATGGTTCTCGTGCGCGATATCCGCATCATATCCGATTTTACTAATGTCGTGCTGCTTCCGATTACTCCATCCCTTATTATCGCGCTTTGCATTACAGCGACCGTCATCTATATCGCCAGGGGCGGGGCGAAGACGGTGCTAGGCATTACGGAGCTGTACGGACCGATCATTATCATCGTGTTCGCCTTGATGCCGATTATCGTATTCCGGGATTTCAATTTCGGTCTAATGAGGCCTTTATTGCATGTCAATTGGGAGAAGACTTTTGAAGGGAGCTGGATTTCCGTTGCTTATTTGGGACAGATGATCATTCTCCCGTTTATTTTCTCCAGCAAGGATTACAAATTCAAATACGGCTTTTATTCCATGCTGATCGCCGCCGGTATTTTGGCTGGTCTGGTCATTATGATCATTCTTCTGCTCGGGGTTGAGGTATCGGGAAGGATGATGTATCCGACATACGAGTTGGTGCGCCAGCTGCGGATTACCGATTTTCTGGACCGTTTTGACCTGATCGTGGTTGCCTTGTGGTTTCCGGGGGTGCTGCTTAACCTTTCGATCAGCCTGTACATCATTTGCTACGGAATGAAAATGATCCTGCCGTCGTTATCCGGAAAAATGATGGCCGCCCCGATCGGCCTGTTCGCCTTCAGCTGCGCTTTGTGGTTCTATTCCAGTTCCATTGAACTGTTTAATTTCAATAAGGAATGGACGCTGATCGCCCTCTTTTTTATTCTCGTTCTGCCGCTCTTGATATTTGCTATCCACCGTCCTGTGAAAGACCCGAAGAGAACGGGACATCTGGGTAATGTTCGCTTAGAAAAAGCGGCCCGAAAATGA